A region from the Magnetovibrio sp. genome encodes:
- a CDS encoding peptidoglycan-binding domain-containing protein, whose amino-acid sequence MRPHPMVKCSKPLASNASAAPLDVVKMKSALGALGLYEAPEWGVSQFPDAALFDAIRAFQKAQGLKVDGAIKPGGETEAALSQAMNPRRSKAALQATAQALQSLGRGG is encoded by the coding sequence CATGGTTAAATGTTCCAAGCCCTTGGCGTCCAACGCCAGCGCCGCGCCATTGGACGTGGTGAAGATGAAATCCGCGCTCGGCGCGCTGGGGCTGTACGAGGCCCCCGAATGGGGCGTGTCGCAATTTCCCGACGCGGCGCTGTTCGACGCCATTCGGGCGTTCCAAAAGGCCCAAGGCCTCAAGGTCGACGGCGCGATCAAACCGGGCGGCGAGACCGAGGCCGCGTTGAGCCAAGCGATGAACCCGCGTCGTAGCAAGGCCGCTTTGCAAGCGACCGCGCAAGCCCTGCAAAGCCTGGGCCGGGGCGGC